A part of Pararoseomonas sp. SCSIO 73927 genomic DNA contains:
- a CDS encoding C-terminal binding protein: MPQVTILEPEGLYEGDELERPIFGPGVELVRGGGMGRYDTLPPELRARAEGLFVFRNWLRAEDLDLFPRLRTVVRLGVGYDRVDRAACAERGVQVCNVPDYGTAEIADHAVAMALALRRGLLLQHDVQRAEPPPPWAYIDHPVIRRSSVQTFGIVGLGRIGTAAALRAKAFGFRVVFFDPKLPNGVDRAIGIGRARTLPELLRQSDVLSLHCLLTPETRGMIGEAELRQLPPDAVVVNTSRGPVLDLGAVERCLRDGHLAGAGLDVLPIEPVPQPEPDLVRAYRAREEWLRGRLVITPHSAFHAPESLHDIRVKGAETMRDVLLDGLTTNVIPPEAD; this comes from the coding sequence ATGCCGCAGGTGACGATCCTCGAGCCGGAGGGGCTCTACGAGGGCGACGAGCTCGAGCGCCCGATCTTCGGGCCGGGCGTCGAGCTGGTTCGGGGCGGCGGGATGGGGCGTTACGACACCCTCCCGCCCGAGCTGCGGGCGCGGGCCGAAGGACTCTTCGTGTTCCGCAACTGGCTACGGGCCGAGGACCTCGACCTCTTCCCACGGCTGCGGACGGTGGTGAGACTTGGCGTCGGCTACGACCGGGTGGACCGGGCGGCCTGCGCCGAGCGGGGCGTGCAGGTCTGCAACGTGCCGGACTACGGCACGGCGGAGATCGCCGACCATGCCGTGGCCATGGCGCTGGCGCTGCGGCGCGGCCTGCTGCTGCAGCACGACGTCCAGCGTGCCGAGCCGCCTCCACCCTGGGCCTATATCGACCACCCGGTGATCCGCCGGTCCTCGGTACAGACCTTCGGCATCGTGGGGCTCGGCCGCATCGGCACGGCGGCGGCCCTTCGCGCCAAGGCGTTCGGCTTCAGGGTCGTGTTCTTCGACCCCAAGCTGCCCAACGGGGTAGACCGCGCGATCGGCATAGGGCGAGCACGGACGCTGCCTGAGCTGCTGCGGCAGAGCGACGTCCTCTCCCTCCATTGCCTGCTCACGCCCGAGACGCGCGGGATGATCGGCGAGGCGGAACTGCGCCAGCTTCCGCCTGATGCTGTCGTGGTGAACACCTCACGTGGGCCGGTGCTGGATCTCGGCGCTGTGGAGCGATGTCTCCGGGACGGCCACCTGGCCGGGGCAGGACTGGATGTCCTTCCGATCGAGCCGGTCCCGCAGCCGGAGCCGGACCTCGTGCGTGCCTACCGCGCGCGGGAGGAGTGGCTGCGCGGGCGCCTGGTCATCACCCCCCATAGTGCCTTCCATGCCCCGGAATCCCTGCACGACATCAGGGTCAAGGGCGCCGAGACCATGCGGGACGTCCTGCTCGACGGGCTGACCACCAACGTCATCCCGCCGGAAGCCGACTAG
- a CDS encoding SDR family oxidoreductase gives MDLGIEGRSALVLGGGGGLGRAISVALAREGAKVTAADISADALEGTRQAVSAVGGTIQTLVWDLADLSAVDGHVRSVEERHGPVGILVNNTGGPPPTPVSGQEPAAWARHFNAMVLSVIAITDRVLPGMRDAGWGRIVTSTSSGVVAPIPNLGLSNALRSTLVGWSKTLAREVGRDGITSNIILPGRVATDRIRFLDEQKAKREGRPVEEVTAESTGSIPVGRYGDPEEYGDAVAFLASARASYITGSIIRVDGGLIASV, from the coding sequence ATGGATCTCGGAATCGAAGGCCGCTCCGCCCTGGTGCTGGGCGGCGGCGGCGGGCTCGGCCGCGCCATCTCCGTCGCGCTGGCACGAGAGGGCGCGAAGGTCACCGCGGCGGACATCAGCGCGGACGCCCTGGAAGGGACACGGCAGGCCGTGTCCGCTGTCGGCGGTACCATACAGACGCTGGTGTGGGACCTAGCCGACCTGTCCGCCGTGGACGGCCACGTCCGCTCGGTCGAGGAACGCCACGGCCCGGTGGGCATCCTCGTAAACAACACGGGCGGCCCGCCTCCCACGCCGGTCTCGGGACAGGAACCAGCCGCCTGGGCCAGGCACTTCAACGCCATGGTGCTCTCGGTGATCGCCATCACTGATCGCGTGCTGCCCGGCATGCGCGATGCGGGCTGGGGCCGCATCGTCACCAGCACCTCCTCCGGCGTGGTGGCGCCGATCCCGAACCTGGGCCTGTCCAACGCCCTGCGCTCCACCCTGGTGGGCTGGTCAAAGACCCTGGCACGCGAGGTGGGGCGCGATGGCATCACCTCCAACATCATCCTGCCCGGCCGTGTCGCCACAGACCGCATCCGCTTCCTGGACGAGCAGAAGGCCAAGCGGGAAGGCCGTCCGGTGGAGGAGGTCACCGCCGAGAGCACGGGGTCGATCCCGGTCGGACGCTACGGCGATCCAGAGGAGTACGGGGACGCCGTCGCCTTCCTGGCCTCCGCGCGAGCCTCGTACATCACAGGTTCCATCATCCGTGTGGATGGTGGCCTGATCGCCAGCGTGTGA
- a CDS encoding dihydrodipicolinate synthase family protein: MPLNHSARGVYPIAPTPFHADGRVDFASVDRMTDFYRGVGATGMTVLGVMGEAPKLDGAEALELATRFVRRAEGLPVIVGVSAPGFAAMRSLARAAMDAGAAGVMIAPPNTLRTDDQIVTYYRQASEAIGEDVPFVIQDFPQTFSVVMTTGVIRRIVQDNAACVMLKHEDWPGLEKISTLRGFQEDGSMRPISILCGNGGLFLDFEVERGADGAMTGYAFPDMLVDVVRLQADGRRDEAHDLFDAHLPLLRYEQQQGPTGLAVRKYVMARRGIIASDAQRKPGASLTVKAKAEVEYLLARLARQDRRAEKLAA; encoded by the coding sequence ATGCCCCTGAATCACAGCGCCCGGGGCGTCTACCCGATCGCGCCGACGCCATTCCACGCGGATGGCCGCGTCGACTTCGCCTCGGTCGACCGCATGACCGACTTCTACCGTGGGGTCGGCGCCACCGGCATGACGGTGCTCGGCGTCATGGGCGAGGCGCCCAAGCTGGACGGGGCGGAGGCGCTCGAGCTCGCAACCCGCTTCGTCCGCAGGGCCGAGGGGCTGCCGGTCATCGTGGGCGTCTCCGCCCCCGGCTTTGCCGCCATGCGCAGCCTGGCGCGAGCCGCCATGGACGCGGGTGCGGCCGGGGTGATGATCGCGCCGCCCAACACGCTGCGCACCGACGACCAGATCGTGACCTACTACCGCCAGGCCTCCGAGGCGATCGGCGAGGACGTGCCCTTCGTCATCCAGGACTTCCCGCAGACCTTCTCGGTCGTCATGACGACGGGCGTGATCCGCCGCATCGTGCAGGACAACGCTGCCTGCGTCATGCTGAAGCATGAGGACTGGCCTGGCCTCGAGAAGATCTCGACACTGCGCGGCTTCCAGGAGGACGGCTCCATGCGGCCCATCTCCATCCTCTGCGGCAACGGTGGCCTGTTCCTCGACTTCGAGGTAGAGCGCGGCGCCGATGGCGCCATGACCGGCTACGCGTTCCCCGACATGCTGGTGGATGTCGTGCGCCTGCAGGCCGATGGGCGCCGCGACGAGGCGCACGACCTCTTCGACGCCCACCTGCCGCTGCTCCGCTACGAGCAGCAGCAGGGGCCGACCGGACTTGCCGTGAGGAAGTACGTCATGGCCAGGCGCGGCATCATCGCCTCCGATGCGCAGCGCAAGCCGGGCGCCTCGCTTACCGTCAAGGCGAAGGCCGAAGTCGAGTACCTGCTCGCCCGCCTCGCGCGCCAGGACCGGCGCGCAGAGAAGCTGGCGGCCTGA
- a CDS encoding fumarylacetoacetate hydrolase family protein: MSNHPCRTCETASDDRDATAIGTERIEHAWTTQSPGGRCGDDGCPRPRSGAGRDATRQHAVGLDMTRRDLQTVAKEKRHRWEAAKSFDQSAPCSAIMPVARSGHPREGRLVLTANGNVATEGDLKDMNWSVPEIISHLSATFGLAAGDLICTGTPNSVGRVGPGALMAARIGTLPELRTPVVGT, encoded by the coding sequence TTGTCGAACCATCCATGTCGCACCTGCGAGACGGCGAGCGACGACCGCGACGCGACGGCTATAGGCACGGAAAGGATCGAGCATGCATGGACGACGCAGTCTCCTGGTGGCCGGTGCGGGGACGACGGGTGCCCTCGGCCTCGCTCCGGCGCAGGCAGGGATGCCACTCGACAGCACGCCGTCGGTCTCGACATGACACGGCGCGACTTGCAGACAGTCGCCAAGGAGAAACGCCATCGCTGGGAGGCTGCGAAGTCCTTCGACCAGTCGGCGCCGTGTTCGGCCATCATGCCCGTGGCCAGGAGCGGCCATCCCAGGGAAGGCCGCCTGGTTCTGACAGCGAACGGCAATGTAGCCACCGAAGGAGACCTCAAGGACATGAACTGGAGCGTTCCCGAGATCATCAGCCATCTCTCGGCCACCTTCGGCCTGGCTGCGGGGGACCTGATCTGTACGGGTACGCCCAACAGTGTCGGCAGGGTGGGACCGGGCGCCCTGATGGCGGCACGTATCGGCACCCTGCCCGAACTGCGGACCCCGGTGGTCGGCACATGA
- a CDS encoding LysR family transcriptional regulator — translation MNTRFLTTFCAVAEAGSVAAAARQLNLATASVSEQMRSLEKEVGVPLVIRQGRGIVLTEAGQAILQCAKEILVQVDDLRHIAQVGRVSGQLRIGSISTALITIMPPALRRMAEQHPGVEIKVVPGTSALLYRMLENGDLDCALAVEPPFTLPKGLRWEEVRKEPLTLVAPAAVKGATLEEVLQFLPLIRMDRDAWTGRLITAFLTDSNLRPQELFELDAQEAIVMLVAQGLGVSLLPDWGIVSPGTGPIRKLTIPSQRYARSVGLTSRRGGRDTIVGRFTEALRHGL, via the coding sequence ATGAACACGCGGTTCCTTACCACCTTCTGCGCAGTGGCCGAGGCCGGGTCGGTCGCGGCTGCCGCGCGCCAGCTCAATCTCGCCACGGCTTCGGTCAGCGAGCAGATGCGCAGCCTCGAGAAGGAGGTCGGCGTGCCCCTGGTCATTCGGCAGGGACGTGGGATCGTGCTGACGGAGGCGGGACAGGCGATCCTCCAGTGCGCCAAGGAGATCCTGGTGCAGGTCGATGACCTCCGGCACATCGCCCAGGTCGGCCGCGTGAGCGGCCAGCTGCGGATCGGCTCGATCTCGACGGCGCTGATCACCATCATGCCACCGGCGCTGCGTCGCATGGCAGAGCAGCACCCCGGCGTCGAGATCAAGGTGGTGCCAGGGACTTCGGCGCTTCTCTACCGCATGCTGGAGAACGGCGATCTCGACTGCGCGCTTGCCGTGGAGCCACCGTTCACCCTGCCCAAGGGGCTACGCTGGGAGGAGGTCCGCAAGGAGCCTCTCACGCTCGTCGCCCCGGCGGCAGTCAAGGGCGCCACGCTCGAGGAGGTGCTGCAGTTCCTGCCCTTGATCCGGATGGACCGGGATGCCTGGACCGGGAGGCTCATCACCGCCTTTCTGACCGACAGCAATCTCCGGCCGCAGGAGCTCTTCGAACTGGATGCCCAGGAGGCCATCGTCATGCTGGTCGCTCAGGGCCTGGGGGTCAGCCTGCTGCCCGACTGGGGCATCGTCTCGCCGGGCACAGGGCCCATCCGCAAGCTCACCATCCCCAGCCAGCGGTACGCCCGGTCCGTCGGGCTGACCTCACGCCGGGGCGGGCGGGACACCATCGTCGGCCGCTTCACGGAAGCGCTCCGGCACGGTCTTTAG
- a CDS encoding PAS domain-containing protein encodes MNYQSLFETSPNPYLVLDRRSHVVGANRAYLASSGRQLSDITGRWVWDAFPASEETRRQVDASLDRVVRTRQPDTMALLRFDVPRPEMEVGGLIERYWSITHAPVLDTAGEVEFILQHPVDVTGFRHLQEAIERSGLSSALGIPPVGSEILGRAQGVYDSNLALRTQRDGLAEMFAQAPSFMALLRGPDHRFELANGSYLKLIGHREVLGRPIAEALPDAAAQGYLELLDHVFETGETYFASGASYAVQAEPGGDADQRYLDFVYQPIRDRQGEVTGIFVEGTDVTDRKAGEVALAASEARYRTLFETVESGFCIIELRFEGEKAVDYRIVEANPAFERLTGQSGVTGRWVSDFAPNLEAHWFEAYGSVALTGEPVRFENAAEPFQRWYDVQALRIGDPAARRVAILFNDITERRKAEDALLDLTASLEAQVEERTRDRDRIWRLSTDIMLVAGFGGTVTATNPAWEAVLGWTEAELLGRDLLELVHPDDLERSIQSIAALESGEAPWRFDNRFRHKDGSHRWIAWAARPEDGRIFAVGRDIQREKEQAEALQKTEDALRQSQKMETVGQLTGGVAHDFNNLLTIIRSSVDFLRRPGLPEERRQRYVEAVSDTVDRAARLTGQLLAFARRQALKPEVFDVGARLRAVGEMLDTVTGSRIHVAIEVPDEPCFARADVSQFETALVNMAVNARDAMEGQGRLTLALAAPGPLPGIRGHAGSQDRFVAVSVTDTGSGIAPGQISRIFEPFYTTKEVGKGTGLGLSQVFGFAKQSGGDVDVRSVVGDGTTFTLYLPEERAEGGAADSDDTGRAPAPAGTGQCVLVVEDNIEVGRFCTQILEDLGYRTAWAANAEEALARLGADGHGFDVVFSDVVMPGMGGIVLAQTLRERLPGLPVVLTSGYSHVLAQEADHGFELLHKPYSADQVGRALQRVISKAAATRGADVPS; translated from the coding sequence ATGAACTACCAGAGTCTCTTCGAGACCTCGCCGAACCCCTATCTCGTCCTCGATCGACGGTCCCACGTCGTCGGGGCGAACCGCGCCTACCTTGCCAGCTCCGGTCGACAGCTGTCCGACATCACCGGCCGGTGGGTCTGGGACGCCTTCCCGGCCTCCGAGGAGACCAGACGGCAGGTCGACGCCTCCCTCGATCGGGTGGTCCGGACCAGGCAGCCCGACACCATGGCCCTTCTCCGCTTCGATGTGCCCCGACCCGAGATGGAAGTGGGTGGCCTCATCGAGCGGTACTGGAGCATCACCCACGCACCGGTCCTCGACACCGCGGGGGAGGTCGAGTTCATCCTCCAGCATCCGGTGGACGTCACTGGCTTCCGCCACCTCCAGGAAGCGATCGAGCGCTCGGGCCTGTCCTCCGCGCTGGGCATCCCTCCCGTCGGGAGCGAGATCCTTGGCCGCGCCCAGGGCGTCTACGATAGCAACCTGGCCCTCCGGACACAGCGCGACGGCCTCGCCGAGATGTTCGCCCAGGCACCGAGCTTCATGGCCCTGCTCCGTGGACCTGACCACCGGTTCGAGCTGGCGAACGGGAGCTACCTGAAGCTCATCGGGCATCGGGAGGTACTCGGCAGGCCGATCGCCGAGGCTCTCCCGGATGCGGCGGCGCAAGGCTACCTCGAGCTGCTGGACCACGTCTTCGAGACCGGAGAGACCTATTTCGCGTCTGGCGCATCCTACGCCGTGCAGGCAGAGCCGGGGGGAGACGCCGATCAGCGCTACCTGGACTTCGTCTACCAGCCGATCAGGGACCGCCAGGGAGAGGTCACCGGGATCTTCGTCGAGGGCACCGACGTCACAGACCGGAAGGCTGGCGAGGTAGCCCTGGCCGCGAGCGAGGCGCGCTACCGGACGCTCTTCGAGACGGTCGAGAGCGGCTTCTGCATCATCGAGCTTCGGTTCGAGGGCGAGAAGGCCGTCGACTACCGCATCGTGGAGGCTAACCCTGCCTTCGAGCGGCTGACTGGCCAGTCCGGTGTGACAGGACGCTGGGTCAGCGACTTCGCTCCGAACCTGGAGGCACACTGGTTCGAGGCCTATGGATCCGTGGCGCTGACCGGCGAACCTGTCCGCTTCGAGAACGCGGCCGAGCCCTTCCAACGCTGGTACGATGTCCAGGCACTCCGGATCGGCGATCCGGCCGCGCGGCGTGTGGCGATCCTATTCAACGACATCACCGAGCGCAGGAAGGCGGAAGATGCCCTCCTCGACCTGACTGCCTCCCTGGAGGCCCAGGTGGAGGAGCGGACACGCGACCGCGACCGCATCTGGCGCCTCTCGACCGATATCATGCTCGTCGCGGGCTTCGGCGGAACCGTCACGGCGACCAACCCGGCCTGGGAGGCGGTGCTCGGCTGGACCGAGGCCGAGCTTCTCGGGCGCGATCTCCTCGAGCTGGTCCATCCCGACGATCTGGAGCGTTCGATCCAGAGCATCGCTGCGCTGGAGAGCGGCGAGGCGCCCTGGCGTTTCGACAACCGGTTCCGTCACAAGGACGGCAGCCATCGCTGGATTGCCTGGGCGGCCCGGCCCGAAGATGGCCGGATCTTCGCGGTAGGCCGGGACATCCAGCGGGAGAAGGAGCAGGCCGAGGCGCTGCAGAAGACCGAGGACGCCCTGCGGCAGAGCCAGAAGATGGAGACCGTCGGCCAGCTCACGGGTGGCGTGGCCCACGACTTCAACAATCTCCTGACCATCATCCGCTCCTCGGTCGACTTCCTGCGCCGTCCCGGTCTGCCCGAGGAACGCAGGCAGCGCTACGTCGAAGCCGTGTCGGACACGGTCGACCGAGCCGCGAGGCTCACCGGCCAGCTCCTGGCCTTCGCCCGGCGGCAGGCACTGAAGCCGGAGGTGTTCGACGTGGGTGCCCGCCTGCGAGCGGTAGGGGAGATGCTCGACACGGTGACGGGATCCCGCATCCACGTTGCCATCGAGGTGCCGGACGAACCCTGCTTCGCGCGCGCCGACGTAAGCCAGTTCGAGACGGCGCTGGTCAACATGGCGGTGAACGCCCGCGACGCCATGGAGGGCCAAGGCAGGCTGACCCTCGCCCTGGCGGCTCCCGGACCGCTTCCCGGCATCCGGGGGCATGCGGGATCGCAGGACCGCTTCGTCGCGGTGTCGGTCACCGACACCGGTTCCGGCATCGCGCCCGGCCAGATCTCGCGCATCTTCGAGCCATTCTACACCACCAAGGAGGTCGGCAAGGGCACCGGCCTCGGCCTGTCCCAGGTGTTCGGCTTCGCCAAGCAGTCGGGCGGAGACGTGGACGTGCGAAGCGTGGTCGGCGACGGCACGACGTTCACGCTCTACCTGCCGGAGGAGAGGGCCGAGGGTGGGGCGGCAGACAGCGACGACACGGGAAGGGCGCCAGCCCCGGCCGGAACAGGACAGTGCGTGCTGGTCGTCGAGGACAACATCGAGGTCGGGCGGTTCTGCACGCAGATCCTGGAGGACCTTGGTTACCGTACTGCCTGGGCCGCCAATGCCGAAGAGGCGCTGGCGCGCCTGGGCGCGGACGGGCACGGCTTCGACGTGGTCTTCTCCGACGTCGTCATGCCTGGCATGGGCGGCATTGTCCTGGCGCAGACCCTGCGCGAGCGGCTGCCCGGCCTGCCTGTGGTCCTGACTTCAGGCTACAGCCACGTGCTCGCGCAGGAGGCCGACCATGGCTTCGAGCTGCTGCACAAGCCCTACTCGGCAGATCAGGTTGGGCGTGCCCTGCAGCGGGTCATCTCGAAGGCTGCTGCGACAAGGGGTGCGGACGTCCCATCCTGA
- a CDS encoding helix-turn-helix domain-containing protein, which produces MRTRIGFASFEAYAAHAPGLSANVMLQARGTFGAQVSRVRGCGLLAVAAKTTLAHTARALTPAREVFAFCDAGPRSLVLNGVAYPHGTILWIPGGIEIHYRDPGEVRAWSLSFAREDFTTAVHALLGQEMTAAGDPMLLSPEPGILRGIMTALQLVMDGTTELRPPLVGAVLQGIVSSLPSGRPPEPTAVRRRNLAAGLVALADTSEGQPLALADICRALGVSLRTLNTSAQDVLGMNASRYLRRRRLHAVHRALREGLAASVTQAATEHGFFELGRFAADYRDVFGELPSATLHAWQTGWS; this is translated from the coding sequence ATGCGCACGCGGATCGGCTTCGCCTCTTTCGAAGCCTATGCCGCTCATGCTCCGGGACTGTCGGCAAACGTCATGCTGCAAGCCCGAGGAACCTTCGGTGCCCAGGTCAGCCGGGTGCGGGGCTGTGGTCTTCTCGCCGTCGCGGCGAAGACCACGCTCGCCCACACGGCGCGCGCTCTCACCCCAGCACGCGAGGTGTTCGCCTTCTGCGATGCAGGACCACGATCCCTGGTCCTGAACGGCGTCGCCTATCCGCACGGCACCATCCTGTGGATCCCGGGCGGGATCGAGATCCATTACCGGGATCCTGGGGAGGTGCGCGCTTGGTCGCTCTCCTTCGCCCGCGAGGACTTCACCACTGCCGTCCATGCTCTTCTGGGGCAGGAAATGACCGCAGCAGGCGACCCTATGCTCCTCTCGCCGGAACCAGGAATCCTGCGGGGGATCATGACCGCACTGCAGCTGGTCATGGACGGAACGACGGAGCTCAGGCCGCCCCTGGTCGGGGCTGTGCTTCAAGGGATCGTCTCCTCCCTTCCTTCAGGACGGCCCCCCGAACCTACCGCGGTCCGACGCCGGAACCTCGCCGCCGGACTCGTCGCACTGGCGGACACCTCGGAAGGACAACCGCTGGCCTTGGCCGACATCTGCAGAGCGCTGGGGGTCTCGTTGCGAACCCTGAACACCTCCGCCCAGGACGTCCTAGGCATGAACGCATCCCGCTATCTCAGGCGGCGCAGGCTTCATGCCGTGCATCGTGCGCTGCGGGAGGGCCTGGCCGCCAGCGTAACCCAGGCTGCGACAGAACACGGCTTCTTCGAACTCGGCCGCTTCGCCGCGGACTACCGCGACGTCTTCGGTGAGCTACCCTCCGCCACACTGCACGCGTGGCAGACAGGGTGGTCCTGA
- a CDS encoding DASS family sodium-coupled anion symporter has translation MYDRIRATLRYFEGAVPFRLKPAIITTLVLLALLAVPVPAGLTPKAWGLVAIFLTTIVAIILKVMPIGVMAMMAIVIVSLSQVTSTSSKGAVADALASFSNPLIWLIVVAILISRGLKKTGLGSRIGLLFISLLGRRTVGIGYGLAVCELVLAPFTPSNTARGGGIVHPIMKSIATAFGSDPAAGTERKMGTYLALVNIHANTITSGLFVTATAPNPLVVDYVARVTGGNFQLSWTTWAACMFVPGLACLALMPLAIALLSPPEVKSTPGAVEYARGELARMGPLTGGEKVMIGTFALLLVLWANVPAMLLGPAFTLDPTAVAFVGLFALIITGTIDWDDVLSEKSAWDTLVWFGALVMMAEQLNKVGVIGWFSEALRSGIASSGMGWEAAAALLVLLFVFSHYLFASTTAHVSAMMLAFLTVGVQLVPPEYHAPFLLMMAAGSSIMMTLTHYATGTSPIIFGSGYVTLGSWWRVGFLMCVGELLVFALLGTLWWRLLGFW, from the coding sequence ATGTACGACCGCATCCGGGCGACGCTCCGGTACTTCGAGGGCGCCGTCCCCTTTCGGCTGAAGCCAGCCATCATCACGACCCTGGTGCTCCTCGCGCTGCTGGCGGTCCCGGTCCCGGCGGGGCTGACGCCCAAGGCCTGGGGGCTGGTCGCCATCTTCCTGACGACCATCGTGGCCATCATCCTCAAGGTCATGCCCATCGGCGTGATGGCTATGATGGCGATCGTCATCGTGTCGCTGTCCCAGGTCACCTCCACCTCATCCAAGGGCGCCGTCGCCGACGCGCTTGCCAGCTTCTCCAACCCGCTGATCTGGCTCATCGTGGTGGCCATCCTGATCTCGCGAGGCCTCAAGAAGACAGGGCTCGGCAGCCGCATCGGGCTGCTGTTCATCTCGCTCCTCGGCCGCCGGACCGTCGGGATCGGCTACGGCCTGGCCGTCTGCGAGCTGGTGCTGGCGCCGTTCACCCCCAGCAACACCGCCCGCGGCGGCGGCATCGTGCACCCCATCATGAAGTCGATCGCGACCGCATTCGGCTCGGACCCTGCGGCCGGGACCGAGCGGAAGATGGGCACCTATCTCGCGCTGGTGAACATCCACGCCAACACCATCACCTCGGGCCTGTTCGTCACCGCCACCGCGCCCAACCCCCTCGTCGTCGACTATGTGGCGCGGGTGACCGGCGGGAACTTCCAGCTGTCCTGGACCACCTGGGCGGCCTGCATGTTTGTCCCTGGCCTTGCCTGCCTCGCGCTGATGCCGCTCGCGATCGCCCTCCTGTCCCCGCCCGAGGTGAAGTCCACGCCGGGCGCGGTGGAATACGCACGCGGCGAGCTCGCGCGCATGGGGCCGCTGACGGGAGGCGAGAAGGTGATGATCGGCACCTTCGCGCTGCTCCTGGTCCTCTGGGCCAACGTCCCGGCCATGCTGCTCGGACCCGCCTTCACGCTGGACCCGACCGCCGTGGCCTTCGTGGGGCTCTTCGCCCTCATCATCACCGGCACCATCGATTGGGACGATGTGCTCTCGGAGAAGAGCGCCTGGGACACGCTGGTCTGGTTCGGCGCGCTGGTGATGATGGCGGAGCAGCTGAACAAGGTTGGCGTGATCGGGTGGTTCTCCGAAGCCCTGCGGAGCGGCATCGCCTCGTCGGGCATGGGATGGGAGGCGGCCGCCGCGCTCCTGGTGCTGCTCTTCGTCTTCTCGCACTACCTCTTTGCCAGCACCACGGCACATGTCAGCGCGATGATGCTCGCCTTCCTCACCGTCGGCGTGCAGCTGGTGCCGCCCGAGTACCACGCGCCCTTCCTGCTGATGATGGCGGCCGGGTCGTCCATCATGATGACGCTCACCCATTACGCCACCGGGACGTCGCCGATCATCTTCGGCAGCGGCTACGTCACCCTGGGCAGCTGGTGGCGGGTGGGGTTCCTGATGTGCGTCGGCGAGCTGCTGGTATTCGCCCTGCTCGGAACCCTCTGGTGGCGGCTGCTGGGCTTCTGGTAG
- a CDS encoding NADH-ubiquinone oxidoreductase-F iron-sulfur binding region domain-containing protein, whose product MTVLTAERVCVGPDLDAWLAAGGGDGLSRALADPDAIIPAIEAAGLRGLGGAGFPTHRKWSAVAAQPRPEGGKWVVCNGNEDEPGTFKDRFLLSRTPHQVIEGALIGALAVGATNVALYVNPRETASVAATRAAVDAWGGHPLMTRLAGALGGAVSIGVVESSGLYVGGEETAAVASVMGGFPFPSLKPPFPAEAGVHGAPTLLNNVETFAHATHILRQGPDWYRGMGLGGAAGTKLFSLSGDVLRPGLHELPMGTPLRDLVFGCGGGMLADRAFKAVFTGGPSNTLLTAADLDVALDFDSLRARGSRLGTGAMIVVGEGTSILRKTAEYVAFFAASSCGQCPPCKVGTHQVSRILERLEGGAGRPGDLEALENLAELLPGSGRCGLVDGAATVLASSLRTFRGEYERALGQR is encoded by the coding sequence GTGACCGTGCTGACCGCCGAGAGGGTCTGCGTCGGCCCCGACCTGGATGCCTGGCTGGCGGCCGGGGGCGGGGACGGGCTGTCCCGTGCCCTGGCCGACCCCGACGCGATCATCCCCGCGATCGAGGCCGCCGGGCTGCGCGGCCTGGGGGGTGCGGGCTTCCCGACCCACCGCAAGTGGTCCGCCGTTGCCGCCCAGCCCCGGCCCGAGGGCGGCAAGTGGGTGGTCTGCAACGGCAACGAGGACGAGCCCGGCACCTTCAAGGACCGCTTCCTGCTGTCCCGGACGCCGCACCAGGTGATCGAAGGCGCGTTGATCGGAGCGCTCGCGGTCGGCGCGACGAACGTCGCGCTGTACGTGAACCCGCGCGAGACGGCCTCCGTGGCTGCGACCCGGGCTGCGGTGGACGCCTGGGGCGGGCATCCGCTGATGACCCGGCTCGCGGGGGCGCTGGGCGGGGCAGTCAGCATCGGGGTCGTCGAGAGCTCCGGTCTCTACGTCGGCGGCGAGGAGACGGCGGCGGTCGCCAGCGTCATGGGCGGCTTCCCCTTCCCGTCGCTCAAGCCGCCCTTCCCGGCCGAGGCCGGGGTGCATGGCGCGCCGACCCTGCTGAACAACGTCGAGACCTTCGCCCACGCGACGCACATCCTGCGCCAGGGGCCGGACTGGTATCGCGGCATGGGTCTCGGCGGGGCGGCGGGCACGAAGCTCTTCTCCCTCTCCGGCGACGTGCTGCGGCCGGGGCTGCACGAGCTGCCGATGGGAACCCCGCTGCGGGACCTCGTCTTCGGCTGCGGGGGCGGCATGCTGGCGGATCGGGCCTTCAAGGCGGTCTTTACCGGAGGGCCGTCCAACACGCTGCTGACCGCCGCCGACCTCGACGTGGCGCTCGACTTCGACAGCCTGCGCGCCCGCGGCTCCCGCCTCGGCACGGGGGCGATGATCGTGGTGGGAGAGGGGACGAGCATCCTCCGCAAGACGGCGGAGTACGTGGCCTTCTTCGCCGCCAGTTCCTGCGGCCAGTGCCCGCCCTGCAAGGTGGGGACCCATCAGGTGTCCCGCATCCTGGAACGGCTGGAGGGGGGCGCCGGGCGGCCCGGCGACCTGGAGGCGCTGGAGAACCTGGCGGAGCTCCTGCCGGGCAGCGGCCGGTGCGGCCTCGTGGACGGCGCGGCGACGGTGCTGGCCAGTTCCCTCCGCACCTTCCGGGGCGAGTACGAGCGGGCGCTCGGGCAGCGCTGA